In the Thermomicrobiales bacterium genome, one interval contains:
- a CDS encoding M81 family metallopeptidase — protein MRIEMKIAIGEFSHETNTFRAGTTPVEAFRNRHWLSGNEVISGHRGVRDSIGGMLAAAERLGIEVVPTFSTTTEPSATIARAAYDEIRDLLIDGIRAAGEVDALCLALHGAGVAEGIDDLEGTLLGEIREVVGPDLPILVTLDLHGNQTPEMVEHASVLLNCHLYPHTDMYERGIEAVELAQQIVEGSLKPVMHMVTLPMTIPPSTTMLGTAKAINELCWEWESGPGVVDVSFVHGFPHTDVPLINVTVVATTNDDPALAKRAATTVAQAIWDRRDEFLAPLPDAEEAVAQAIASDKRPVIVAEVSDNPGGGAPGDGTRLLRALLAANPERAAFGFIADPDVARQAHEAGVGAEIDISLGAKSDDLHGTPIETRAYVKALTDGRFIYSTPMGAGRQGDLGLMARLVIGNVDVLVSTIRTQTLDSEVFLLHGIDVRRYDIVALKSQQHFRAGFVDIAGEIIRSDTTGSTSSNLEALPFQRVARPIWPLDRDVTWDGAN, from the coding sequence GTGAGGATTGAGATGAAGATCGCCATCGGCGAGTTTTCCCATGAGACCAACACGTTCCGCGCCGGTACGACGCCGGTTGAGGCGTTCAGGAACCGTCACTGGCTGAGCGGCAACGAGGTCATCAGCGGCCACCGCGGCGTCCGCGACAGCATCGGCGGGATGCTTGCCGCCGCCGAGCGGCTGGGCATCGAGGTCGTGCCGACCTTCTCGACCACGACTGAGCCATCCGCCACAATCGCGCGCGCCGCCTACGACGAAATCCGCGACCTGCTGATCGACGGCATCCGCGCGGCCGGCGAGGTCGACGCGCTCTGCCTGGCGCTGCACGGCGCTGGCGTCGCCGAGGGCATCGACGATCTGGAGGGCACGCTGCTGGGCGAGATTCGCGAGGTCGTCGGGCCAGACCTGCCGATCCTCGTCACGCTGGACCTGCACGGCAACCAGACGCCGGAGATGGTCGAGCACGCCTCGGTGCTGTTGAACTGCCACCTCTACCCGCACACCGATATGTACGAGCGCGGCATCGAGGCGGTCGAGCTGGCCCAGCAGATCGTCGAGGGTTCGCTCAAGCCGGTCATGCACATGGTCACGCTGCCGATGACGATCCCGCCGTCGACGACGATGCTCGGCACCGCCAAGGCGATCAACGAGCTGTGCTGGGAGTGGGAATCCGGACCCGGCGTCGTCGATGTCTCGTTCGTCCACGGCTTCCCGCACACCGACGTGCCATTGATCAACGTCACCGTCGTCGCGACGACGAACGACGACCCGGCGCTGGCCAAGCGCGCGGCAACGACCGTCGCCCAGGCGATCTGGGATCGGCGCGATGAGTTCCTGGCTCCGCTGCCGGACGCCGAGGAGGCGGTCGCGCAGGCCATCGCCAGCGACAAGCGACCGGTCATCGTTGCCGAAGTGTCGGACAACCCCGGTGGTGGCGCTCCTGGCGATGGCACCCGCCTGCTGCGGGCGCTGCTGGCAGCCAACCCGGAGCGCGCCGCCTTCGGCTTCATCGCCGACCCGGATGTCGCCCGCCAGGCCCACGAGGCCGGCGTCGGCGCGGAGATCGACATCAGCCTGGGTGCCAAGTCGGACGACCTGCACGGCACGCCGATCGAGACCCGCGCCTATGTCAAGGCCCTCACCGATGGCCGCTTCATCTACAGCACGCCGATGGGTGCTGGGCGGCAGGGTGATCTCGGGCTGATGGCACGGCTGGTGATCGGCAATGTCGATGTCCTCGTCTCAACTATCCGCACACAGACGCTGGATTCCGAGGTGTTCCTGCTGCACGGCATCGATGTCCGGCGCTACGACATCGTCGCGCTGAAATCACAGCAGCACTTCCGGGCAGGGTTCGTCGATATCGCCGGCGAGATCATCCGCAGCGACACGACTGGCTCGA